One Deinococcus cellulosilyticus NBRC 106333 = KACC 11606 DNA segment encodes these proteins:
- the ftsY gene encoding signal recognition particle-docking protein FtsY, which produces MSWFQRLKEGLSKTRQQLNQSVGVLGTDLKDIFTNRLETLEDLEYALIAADVGRAATEEILEDIKNSGQTNLQEALMNALILQLEPDARRAQYRKIGFNPDAKRVTVLPKGKVVMMVGVNGVGKTTTIAKLGQYYQGLGRSVMFAAGDTFRAAAGAQLGVWGDRLGIDVIQGPDGGDPAAVAFDAASARKARGVDLLMVDTAGRLHTKHNLMEELKKVKRVIHKADENEPAEIWLVLDAVTGQNGLNQAKKFHEDIGLTGVVVTKLDGTAKGGIVVPIVRELGVPIKFIGVGEKAEDLQPFDPQEFVRALFGLDD; this is translated from the coding sequence ATGAGTTGGTTTCAACGTCTCAAAGAGGGTCTGAGCAAGACCCGTCAACAATTGAATCAATCGGTGGGGGTGCTGGGCACCGACCTGAAGGACATTTTCACCAACAGGCTTGAAACCCTGGAGGACCTGGAGTATGCCCTGATTGCTGCCGATGTGGGCCGTGCAGCCACCGAGGAGATTCTGGAGGACATCAAGAACAGCGGTCAGACCAACCTGCAAGAGGCCCTGATGAATGCCCTGATCCTGCAGCTTGAGCCGGATGCTCGCCGTGCCCAGTACCGCAAGATTGGCTTCAACCCGGATGCCAAACGGGTCACCGTGCTTCCAAAAGGCAAAGTGGTGATGATGGTCGGGGTGAACGGGGTGGGCAAGACCACCACCATTGCCAAACTGGGCCAGTACTACCAGGGTCTGGGGCGCAGTGTGATGTTTGCTGCCGGAGACACCTTCCGTGCTGCTGCAGGGGCACAACTGGGTGTGTGGGGAGACCGTCTGGGCATTGATGTGATCCAGGGACCGGACGGGGGCGACCCTGCTGCAGTGGCTTTTGATGCCGCCAGTGCCCGCAAAGCCCGTGGCGTGGACCTTCTGATGGTGGACACCGCCGGACGACTGCACACCAAGCACAACCTGATGGAAGAGCTCAAGAAGGTCAAGAGGGTCATCCATAAGGCCGATGAGAATGAACCCGCCGAGATCTGGCTGGTGCTTGATGCTGTCACCGGACAGAACGGCCTGAACCAGGCCAAGAAGTTCCACGAGGACATTGGCCTGACAGGCGTGGTGGTCACCAAACTGGACGGGACCGCCAAGGGGGGCATCGTGGTGCCCATCGTGCGGGAACTCGGGGTGCCCATCAAGTTCATCGGGGTGGGCGAGAAAGCAGAGGACCTGCAGCCTTTCGACCCTCAGGAATTCGTGCGAGCCCTGTTCGGCTTGGACGACTGA
- a CDS encoding dynamin family protein — protein MLVSPSIQEILQAERALLTDLHAFLESSGAPADVTQHARAALLQLDEVFLLVVVGEFNAGKSSFLNALLNTTSLPEGVTPTTDRIYVLLNGEEGELEPTADPFVVRKRLPLEDLNSIALVDTPGTNAVIRRHQTITEGFLPRADLVLFITSADHPFTESERQFLELTRRWGRNVMLIINKADLLETQADREQVLSFVREHATQTLGVTPQIFMLSARNQKRGEDDGFMRFKRTLVERLSEKERVRLKLMTPLGVARELVRLHTNHLEHSRSVLQTDLQAFEHLEMQARVHGHEVKDELAHHLTLLDEPLNAFQERAENFINKYYRIGRTLDLLKPDRLEQAFRTEAVADLERELEKVLSHSVDRLMEKNLRFWEDVQHQLMSRSRENMPRSRFQMDRSAVLEALRSKTEEHTKELVEPAAAQEMSGNAQSSVMQAGLISVGGIGLGAAVIALVGGAAADVTGILASLTGVFLGAYWIPIRRRAALNQVRNQVGDAKILLRETLSREVNLEQERLDGRLRDALSPYTRFVKAEQDRMNQENRRLTEFIARIEDLETRVQS, from the coding sequence ATGCTGGTCAGTCCTTCGATTCAAGAGATCCTGCAGGCAGAACGTGCCCTGCTGACCGATTTGCACGCCTTCCTGGAAAGTTCCGGGGCTCCCGCAGATGTCACCCAGCACGCCAGAGCGGCCCTGCTGCAACTGGATGAGGTGTTCCTGCTGGTGGTGGTCGGTGAATTCAACGCCGGTAAAAGCTCTTTTTTGAATGCCCTCCTGAACACCACCTCCCTTCCTGAGGGGGTCACCCCCACCACAGACCGCATCTATGTGCTGCTCAATGGGGAAGAGGGGGAACTGGAGCCCACCGCTGATCCTTTCGTGGTGCGCAAACGCCTCCCACTGGAGGACCTGAACAGCATTGCCCTGGTGGACACACCCGGCACCAATGCGGTGATCCGCAGGCACCAGACCATCACCGAGGGGTTCCTGCCCAGGGCGGACCTGGTGCTCTTCATCACCAGTGCAGACCATCCTTTCACCGAATCAGAACGCCAGTTCCTGGAATTGACCCGTCGCTGGGGCCGCAACGTCATGCTGATCATCAACAAAGCGGACCTGCTGGAAACCCAGGCGGACCGGGAGCAGGTGCTGTCTTTTGTGCGCGAGCATGCCACCCAGACACTGGGGGTCACCCCGCAGATCTTCATGCTGAGTGCCCGCAACCAGAAGCGTGGTGAAGACGATGGTTTCATGCGCTTTAAACGCACCCTGGTGGAACGCCTGAGTGAAAAAGAAAGGGTGCGCCTGAAGCTGATGACCCCCCTCGGGGTGGCGCGGGAACTGGTCCGGTTGCACACCAATCACCTGGAGCACAGCCGCAGTGTGCTGCAAACCGACCTGCAGGCCTTCGAGCACCTGGAGATGCAGGCCCGCGTGCATGGCCATGAGGTGAAAGACGAACTGGCCCACCACCTGACCCTGCTGGATGAACCCCTCAACGCCTTTCAGGAGAGGGCAGAGAACTTCATCAACAAGTACTACCGCATTGGACGCACCCTGGACCTGCTGAAACCTGACCGTCTGGAGCAGGCTTTCCGCACGGAAGCTGTGGCAGATCTGGAGCGGGAACTGGAGAAAGTGCTCTCTCACAGTGTGGACCGCCTGATGGAGAAGAACCTGCGTTTCTGGGAGGATGTGCAGCACCAGTTGATGTCCCGCTCCAGAGAGAACATGCCCCGAAGCCGTTTCCAGATGGACCGCAGTGCGGTGCTCGAAGCCCTCAGAAGCAAGACCGAGGAGCACACCAAAGAACTTGTTGAACCTGCTGCCGCACAGGAAATGAGTGGAAACGCCCAGAGCAGCGTGATGCAGGCAGGCCTGATCAGTGTGGGCGGAATTGGACTGGGTGCCGCAGTGATCGCACTGGTTGGGGGTGCAGCCGCAGATGTGACCGGAATCCTGGCAAGCCTGACCGGGGTGTTCCTGGGCGCCTACTGGATTCCCATTCGCAGAAGGGCAGCCCTCAACCAGGTGAGGAACCAGGTGGGAGACGCCAAAATCCTTCTCCGGGAAACCCTGAGCCGTGAAGTCAACCTGGAACAGGAACGCCTCGATGGTCGCCTGAGGGACGCCCTGTCCCCTTACACCCGTTTCGTGAAGGCCGAACAGGACCGCATGAACCAGGAGAACCGCAGGCTCACCGAATTCATTGCCCGCATCGAGGACCTCGAAACGCGGGTGCAGTCCTGA
- a CDS encoding NUDIX domain-containing protein → MQFDESYTLFTTARAAGCVILDEARRILLVQQAKDPFRGLWHLPMGTIEEGERPEDAAVREALEEAGVNVRLGAFLNTYLGRYSDGGLVQRFVWEAEILPGETVPEVPTEEIMARRWFTHPEFLELYQAGQVRMHHTRLAFEEALQHVGQ, encoded by the coding sequence ATGCAATTCGATGAAAGCTACACCCTGTTCACCACGGCAAGGGCAGCAGGCTGTGTGATTCTGGATGAGGCGCGCCGCATTCTGCTTGTACAACAGGCGAAAGACCCATTCAGAGGGCTCTGGCACCTCCCGATGGGCACCATCGAAGAGGGAGAGCGCCCAGAAGATGCAGCAGTGCGGGAAGCCCTCGAGGAGGCTGGAGTCAACGTCAGGCTGGGAGCCTTTCTGAACACCTATCTGGGGCGCTATTCAGACGGTGGACTGGTGCAGCGTTTCGTCTGGGAGGCTGAAATTCTGCCTGGAGAAACGGTCCCGGAGGTCCCCACAGAAGAGATCATGGCCCGCAGGTGGTTCACCCATCCAGAGTTTCTGGAGCTGTATCAGGCAGGGCAGGTTCGCATGCACCACACCCGACTGGCCTTTGAGGAAGCGTTGCAGCATGTGGGCCAATAA
- a CDS encoding DMT family transporter has translation MTLPRIAPILFVLLWSTGFIGAKYGLPYAEPFTFLALRLVVATVLLLGLASLIKEKNRMRPDHYWHAAVVGFLLHGAYLSGVFYAIHMGMPAGMTAVIVGLQPILSTLVARYTLKEQGSVLQWIGLLLGFLGVVMVVSQKIHGDVPIAAYVAAGIALIGTTAGTLYQKQFGTGMPLVTGTAVQYAATSLILIPLALIFEKHQVQFTGEFWFALIWLVVVLSLGAIGLLLYLIQRTSTAQVTSLFYLVPPVTAIEAFFLFQEKLNALALVGMVVVAVGVSLVVRPGGITPAQKQLQPE, from the coding sequence ATGACCCTGCCCAGAATCGCCCCCATTTTGTTTGTGCTCCTGTGGAGCACCGGATTCATCGGTGCCAAATATGGCCTGCCCTACGCTGAACCCTTCACTTTTCTTGCCTTGCGTCTGGTGGTGGCCACTGTGCTTTTGCTCGGTCTTGCCTCCCTGATCAAAGAGAAGAACAGGATGCGCCCGGACCATTACTGGCATGCTGCTGTGGTGGGTTTTCTGCTGCATGGGGCCTACCTGAGCGGGGTCTTCTACGCCATCCACATGGGGATGCCTGCCGGCATGACCGCAGTGATTGTGGGCCTGCAACCCATCCTCAGCACCCTGGTGGCCCGCTACACCCTCAAAGAACAGGGAAGCGTGCTGCAGTGGATCGGCCTCCTGCTGGGCTTTCTGGGCGTGGTGATGGTGGTCAGCCAGAAGATCCACGGGGATGTTCCCATCGCGGCATATGTTGCTGCGGGCATTGCCCTGATCGGCACCACAGCAGGGACCCTGTACCAGAAGCAGTTCGGAACAGGCATGCCCCTGGTCACAGGAACTGCTGTGCAGTACGCAGCCACCAGCCTGATCCTCATTCCACTGGCATTGATCTTTGAGAAACATCAGGTGCAATTCACCGGAGAATTCTGGTTTGCTCTGATCTGGCTTGTGGTGGTGCTGTCCCTGGGAGCCATTGGGCTCCTCCTGTACCTGATCCAGCGCACCAGCACCGCACAGGTGACCAGCCTGTTCTATCTGGTGCCTCCTGTGACAGCCATTGAAGCTTTCTTCCTCTTCCAAGAGAAGCTCAATGCCCTCGCCCTGGTCGGAATGGTGGTCGTTGCCGTGGGGGTCTCTCTGGTGGTGCGCCCTGGTGGGATCACGCCTGCACAGAAACAATTGCAACCAGAATGA
- a CDS encoding YdcF family protein: MRTHWPQVGIVTLGMMGFPHASPANISDPSPTVIVLGAAQYNGKPSPIFRSRLQHALNLYQTGRVQKVIVTGGKAEGDRYSEGEAGRNFLIQKGIPAKHVLAETRSRNTYENLKNAKGWVTTPVSVVTDSIHMPRAIAMAKDLGMEAHPSPSPLPENTSKDFLENYAARERLAYMAYILMGEKATGKK, translated from the coding sequence ATGAGAACACACTGGCCACAAGTGGGCATCGTCACCCTTGGCATGATGGGCTTTCCCCATGCCAGTCCCGCAAACATCTCAGATCCCAGTCCCACAGTGATCGTGCTGGGTGCTGCCCAGTACAACGGCAAACCCTCCCCCATTTTCAGGAGCCGCTTGCAGCATGCACTGAACCTTTACCAGACTGGGCGGGTTCAGAAGGTCATCGTGACCGGAGGCAAGGCCGAAGGAGACCGTTACAGCGAGGGGGAGGCAGGCCGGAACTTCCTGATCCAGAAGGGGATTCCTGCAAAGCATGTGCTGGCTGAAACCCGCAGCCGCAACACTTATGAGAACCTGAAGAACGCAAAAGGATGGGTGACCACTCCCGTCAGTGTGGTCACAGACTCCATTCACATGCCCAGGGCGATCGCGATGGCCAAAGACCTGGGCATGGAGGCCCACCCCAGCCCCAGTCCTCTGCCAGAAAACACCAGCAAAGACTTCCTGGAGAACTATGCTGCAAGAGAGCGCCTGGCTTATATGGCCTACATCCTGATGGGCGAGAAGGCCACCGGCAAGAAATAA
- a CDS encoding CHRD domain-containing protein: protein MNKLYLALGFVAFGLAACNNTPTAPGVPTYNANLTSGKEIPAPTVPNDYKGAGSVKATWDGKKLTVTGNYAALTGPATAAHIHEGQPGVAGDPVCPLKVTADATDNKKGTLSNDGDCALNEDKLRFGFYYVNIHTAANTSGEIRGQLTK from the coding sequence ATGAACAAGCTTTATCTTGCACTTGGTTTTGTGGCTTTTGGTCTGGCCGCTTGCAACAACACCCCCACTGCTCCAGGGGTTCCCACTTACAACGCCAACCTGACTTCTGGCAAGGAAATTCCGGCTCCCACCGTCCCCAATGACTACAAAGGCGCGGGCAGCGTGAAAGCCACCTGGGATGGCAAGAAACTGACCGTCACCGGGAATTATGCCGCCCTGACTGGACCTGCCACCGCTGCACACATTCACGAAGGGCAGCCCGGCGTTGCAGGAGACCCTGTGTGTCCACTGAAAGTGACTGCAGACGCCACCGACAACAAAAAAGGCACCCTCTCCAACGATGGGGATTGTGCCCTGAATGAAGACAAGCTGCGTTTTGGCTTCTACTATGTGAACATCCACACTGCTGCCAACACCAGCGGTGAAATCCGTGGTCAACTGACCAAATAA
- a CDS encoding CHRD domain-containing protein: MQARTLILGVFSLILASCAQQVPAGTSGLFAKLQGSNVVPAVTTDAWGYANATLNGTDLNITGAFYRLSGKATSIELRQAKVGSNGGTVVCTLDIPEASREAKTGSFGKLCTAKDHGIQEDLVKTGNYYITVNTAANPAGEIRGQLGYE, translated from the coding sequence ATGCAAGCACGCACCCTGATCCTCGGGGTTTTCAGTTTGATTCTGGCATCATGTGCCCAGCAGGTTCCAGCGGGCACTTCAGGACTTTTCGCAAAGTTGCAGGGCAGCAATGTGGTTCCGGCAGTCACCACGGATGCCTGGGGTTATGCCAATGCCACGCTAAATGGAACAGACCTCAACATCACAGGTGCTTTTTACCGTCTGAGTGGCAAAGCCACCAGCATTGAACTCCGGCAGGCAAAAGTGGGTTCCAATGGTGGCACTGTGGTCTGCACCCTGGACATCCCTGAGGCTTCCCGTGAAGCCAAAACTGGCAGCTTTGGCAAGTTGTGCACAGCCAAAGACCATGGCATCCAGGAAGACCTGGTGAAGACCGGCAATTACTACATCACCGTGAACACAGCTGCCAACCCTGCGGGGGAAATTCGCGGACAGCTGGGATACGAATAA
- a CDS encoding L-serine ammonia-lyase, iron-sulfur-dependent, subunit beta, with translation MTLDDILKAPSPASEWVLCTDCEENGLQPEDVKQVMRDRIREMRDSIERGLRTDAKSITGMVGWNAKGLWDAPDLLNAPLLKRVQAYAMAVNEENARMGRIVAAPTAGSAGTIPGALIGVADHLGLDDEKLVMPLVLAAGIGKAISRQMYISGSAGGCQAEIGSSAAMAAAAVTELLGGTSKACVHAAALALMNTIGLVCDPVGGYVEVPCVSRNAFFAVHAVSSAQLALAQLESFIPPDEVITAMAQVGRMMPLQLKETAEGGLAQTPFAQGFLKDLEKSPK, from the coding sequence ATGACCCTGGACGACATCTTAAAAGCCCCATCCCCCGCAAGTGAGTGGGTGCTGTGCACCGACTGTGAAGAGAATGGCCTGCAACCTGAAGATGTGAAGCAGGTCATGCGGGACCGCATCCGTGAAATGCGAGACAGCATTGAGCGTGGCCTCAGGACCGATGCGAAAAGCATCACCGGAATGGTGGGCTGGAATGCCAAGGGCCTGTGGGACGCCCCCGACCTGCTGAATGCCCCCCTCCTGAAGCGGGTTCAGGCCTATGCCATGGCCGTCAACGAAGAAAATGCCCGCATGGGTCGCATTGTGGCTGCTCCAACTGCAGGCAGTGCAGGCACCATCCCTGGAGCACTCATCGGGGTTGCAGACCACCTCGGCCTGGACGATGAAAAGCTGGTGATGCCGCTCGTGCTGGCTGCGGGCATCGGCAAGGCCATCTCCCGCCAGATGTACATCTCTGGTTCCGCTGGAGGGTGTCAGGCCGAGATTGGCTCCAGTGCCGCCATGGCGGCGGCGGCTGTCACCGAGCTTCTGGGAGGCACTTCGAAAGCCTGTGTGCATGCTGCAGCCCTTGCCCTGATGAACACCATCGGTCTGGTCTGTGACCCGGTGGGAGGTTATGTCGAGGTGCCCTGCGTGTCCAGAAATGCTTTTTTTGCGGTGCATGCAGTGAGCAGTGCGCAGCTTGCTCTGGCGCAGCTCGAAAGCTTCATTCCACCCGACGAGGTGATCACGGCAATGGCCCAGGTGGGACGCATGATGCCCCTGCAGCTCAAGGAAACTGCAGAGGGGGGACTGGCCCAGACCCCCTTTGCCCAGGGCTTCTTGAAGGACCTGGAGAAGTCCCCGAAATAA
- a CDS encoding NUDIX domain-containing protein, translating into MDRFKVAVEVVVEKDRKYLVNLRLPSDVDAAGTLCFPGGKVDQHEIMDGVLEHVAAREVLEETGIHIQNVRYVYSTTTLHGEQPVLFITFLADYASGEIVPQPEETAGVFWMAPEDLRKDPRTPAWILETVLRCEAQ; encoded by the coding sequence ATGGACAGATTCAAAGTGGCCGTTGAAGTGGTGGTTGAAAAGGACAGAAAATACCTGGTCAATTTGCGTCTTCCTTCAGATGTGGATGCTGCAGGAACCCTGTGTTTTCCGGGTGGCAAAGTGGACCAGCATGAAATCATGGATGGTGTGCTTGAACATGTGGCCGCCAGAGAAGTGCTGGAAGAGACAGGCATCCACATCCAGAATGTGCGTTACGTCTACAGCACCACCACCTTGCATGGAGAGCAACCCGTTCTGTTTATCACTTTCCTGGCGGATTATGCCTCAGGAGAAATCGTTCCTCAGCCTGAGGAGACCGCCGGAGTTTTCTGGATGGCCCCTGAAGACCTCCGCAAAGATCCCAGAACCCCTGCATGGATTCTGGAAACTGTATTACGCTGTGAAGCACAATGA
- a CDS encoding alpha/beta hydrolase has translation MRRKLLLSLFMVFLCSGAQAQTSSQMLIDTINTFTVVRDLKVHKDLAYGEHGRQKLDLYLPKQKGTHPVLIFVHGGTWQKYKKDDFKFIGESFARAGYVTAIINYRLYPEVQYPAFVQDTVKAFRWIKDHVAAYSGDPNRIFVMGHSAGGYNAVMSIVGSDFLAAEGLKASDFKGVIGIAGLYDIPPLDGIFAENVIRREVMPVYRVNGPLPAFLLLSAGNDDLVMPENALKLAKALQGNGTPVETFTVPNLGHTDILATLVRRISGNFPVRDMILKFMQKQL, from the coding sequence ATGCGTCGCAAGCTTCTTCTTTCACTCTTCATGGTTTTTTTATGCTCAGGAGCCCAGGCCCAGACCTCCAGCCAGATGCTGATTGACACCATCAACACCTTCACCGTGGTGCGGGACCTGAAGGTGCACAAAGACCTCGCTTACGGAGAGCACGGCAGACAGAAACTGGACCTCTATCTTCCAAAACAGAAAGGCACCCATCCCGTCCTGATCTTCGTGCATGGAGGCACCTGGCAGAAATACAAAAAAGACGATTTCAAGTTTATTGGTGAATCCTTTGCCAGGGCAGGTTATGTGACGGCGATCATCAACTACCGTCTGTACCCCGAAGTGCAGTATCCGGCCTTTGTGCAGGACACTGTGAAAGCCTTTCGCTGGATCAAAGACCATGTGGCAGCATACTCGGGCGACCCGAACCGGATCTTTGTGATGGGCCACTCCGCAGGAGGCTACAACGCTGTGATGTCCATTGTGGGATCTGATTTCCTGGCTGCAGAGGGTCTGAAAGCCAGTGATTTCAAAGGGGTGATCGGCATTGCAGGCCTTTATGACATTCCGCCACTGGACGGCATCTTTGCTGAAAACGTGATCCGCAGGGAAGTCATGCCCGTGTACCGGGTCAACGGTCCCCTTCCAGCCTTCCTGCTGCTCAGTGCAGGAAACGACGATCTGGTGATGCCCGAAAATGCCCTCAAACTGGCAAAAGCCCTGCAGGGCAACGGAACACCTGTGGAAACCTTCACCGTTCCAAACCTGGGGCACACCGACATCCTGGCCACCCTGGTGCGCAGGATATCTGGAAACTTTCCTGTTCGGGACATGATTTTGAAGTTCATGCAGAAGCAACTTTGA
- a CDS encoding extracellular solute-binding protein, protein MKRLSVLMLLLLGAAQAKTEIKLWHYLSAEPAPTLFNQFAAEFNKSQDDYVIRPEYAGGYKEMDQKIIAGLRANNTPPALLVDNAFFVRLMQSGQLKDLDKYTGVIPESLSSDIYPVAWNMGKNKEGRFGLPWAASSMLMFFNGAAFKAKNVALPDTWPEFYTAAQKLTSRGTSGVSFITESWIFASMVYSQGGDLVKDNKPNLLDPVVIESLQQLVNLKNKKALIPRATGEVQNAVIDFLRTKTFMVVAPSSAFPLAFKNPNYLSLQVSAYPLPGSSIAGESQLAVMKSASDAQTKGVMEFWKFLLKPDNLRKWSTDAYYVPVRKSVAKQVMNDPILAAAVKSFERSQNLPAVPQLDDWRLDLEIAIEKALKGNVPVEQALKEAQQNALK, encoded by the coding sequence ATGAAACGTCTGTCCGTCCTGATGTTGCTCCTCTTGGGTGCAGCTCAAGCCAAAACCGAAATCAAACTCTGGCATTACCTGAGTGCAGAACCCGCTCCCACCCTGTTCAACCAGTTTGCAGCTGAATTCAACAAATCCCAGGACGATTACGTGATCCGACCTGAGTACGCCGGTGGCTACAAGGAGATGGACCAGAAGATCATTGCTGGCCTGCGCGCCAACAACACACCTCCCGCCCTGCTGGTGGACAATGCCTTCTTTGTGCGCCTGATGCAGAGCGGACAGCTCAAGGACCTGGACAAATACACCGGGGTGATCCCTGAAAGCCTGTCTTCGGACATCTATCCAGTGGCCTGGAACATGGGAAAAAACAAAGAAGGACGCTTTGGCCTTCCCTGGGCGGCAAGCAGCATGCTGATGTTCTTCAATGGTGCAGCCTTCAAAGCCAAAAATGTCGCCCTGCCCGACACCTGGCCTGAGTTTTACACTGCAGCCCAGAAACTCACCTCCAGAGGGACCAGCGGGGTCTCTTTCATCACCGAATCCTGGATTTTTGCCTCCATGGTGTACAGCCAGGGTGGAGATCTGGTCAAAGACAACAAACCCAACCTGCTGGACCCCGTGGTCATTGAGAGCCTGCAGCAACTCGTCAACCTGAAAAACAAAAAAGCCCTGATTCCCAGAGCCACAGGCGAAGTGCAGAATGCTGTGATTGACTTCCTGCGCACCAAGACCTTCATGGTGGTGGCCCCCAGCAGTGCCTTCCCCCTGGCCTTCAAGAACCCCAATTATCTGAGTCTGCAGGTCTCTGCCTATCCCCTGCCTGGCTCCAGCATTGCAGGTGAAAGCCAGCTTGCCGTCATGAAATCTGCTTCTGATGCCCAGACCAAAGGGGTCATGGAGTTCTGGAAGTTCCTGCTGAAACCCGACAACCTCAGAAAATGGTCCACCGACGCCTACTACGTGCCAGTGCGCAAGAGTGTGGCAAAACAGGTCATGAATGACCCCATTCTGGCTGCCGCCGTGAAGAGTTTCGAACGCTCGCAGAACCTCCCTGCTGTTCCACAACTCGACGACTGGCGTCTGGACCTGGAAATTGCCATTGAGAAAGCCCTCAAGGGCAATGTTCCGGTGGAGCAGGCCCTTAAGGAAGCACAGCAGAATGCGCTGAAGTGA
- a CDS encoding NUDIX hydrolase: MTPTFIVNVEVVIHHKDRYLMTLRSLNEAHAGGTYAFPGGKVEQHEIMQDVLEHVARREVREEVGLEVGPLTYLEANSFLAGDLPCINVVMMAPYLSGKVQVQEEELSAAEWLTLEEALSRKETPIWTRNSLKKAAQKRAELESEPHAIR; this comes from the coding sequence ATGACCCCAACTTTTATTGTCAATGTGGAAGTGGTGATTCACCACAAGGACCGTTACCTGATGACCCTGCGCAGCCTGAATGAGGCCCACGCTGGAGGCACCTATGCTTTCCCAGGAGGCAAGGTGGAGCAGCATGAAATCATGCAGGATGTTCTGGAACACGTGGCAAGGCGTGAAGTCAGGGAGGAAGTGGGTCTGGAGGTAGGCCCCCTGACCTACCTTGAAGCCAACAGTTTCCTGGCCGGAGATTTGCCCTGCATCAACGTGGTGATGATGGCCCCCTACCTCTCAGGTAAGGTGCAGGTTCAGGAAGAGGAACTCTCTGCAGCAGAGTGGCTCACCCTGGAAGAGGCCCTCTCCAGAAAAGAAACCCCCATCTGGACCCGGAACAGCCTGAAAAAAGCCGCCCAGAAAAGAGCAGAGCTGGAGTCCGAACCCCATGCAATTCGATGA
- the sdaAB gene encoding L-serine ammonia-lyase, iron-sulfur-dependent subunit beta: protein MSLLDMIGPVMIGPSSSHTAGACRIGLAARQLLGHTPEKAQIGLHASFAKTGKGHGTHLALIAGILGFEPHDPRLPQAFQEAEKAGLHFEFQDVDLGNVHPNTAQITLQGGQASIEVMASSTGGGIIEVIEVDGFRVSFDGFSPTLLLKYQDAYGMISRVTGLIAIDEVNIASLTCTREKRGGTAMMCIVLDSALSDYAIRKIAHIPEISWIRMLPGFRRL from the coding sequence ATGAGTTTGCTGGATATGATTGGTCCCGTGATGATTGGCCCGAGCAGCAGCCACACGGCAGGTGCATGTCGCATCGGCCTGGCGGCCAGACAGTTGCTGGGTCACACCCCCGAAAAAGCCCAGATTGGCCTGCACGCCAGTTTTGCCAAGACCGGCAAGGGACACGGCACCCATCTGGCCCTGATCGCTGGCATCCTGGGTTTTGAACCCCATGATCCCAGACTCCCGCAGGCCTTCCAGGAAGCTGAAAAAGCAGGCCTGCACTTTGAATTTCAGGATGTGGACCTGGGCAACGTGCATCCCAACACCGCCCAGATCACCCTGCAAGGTGGGCAGGCCAGCATCGAAGTGATGGCCTCAAGCACCGGGGGAGGCATCATTGAAGTCATCGAAGTGGATGGCTTCAGGGTGTCCTTTGATGGTTTTTCGCCCACCTTGCTCCTCAAATACCAGGACGCCTACGGCATGATCTCCCGGGTCACGGGCCTGATCGCCATTGATGAGGTGAACATCGCAAGCCTGACCTGCACCCGTGAAAAGCGCGGGGGAACGGCCATGATGTGCATCGTGCTGGACAGTGCCCTGTCCGATTACGCCATTCGAAAAATCGCCCACATTCCCGAGATCAGCTGGATTCGCATGCTGCCGGGATTCAGACGCCTCTGA